A region of the Fibrobacter sp. genome:
AAGGAATTCGAAGTCCGCTTTTCGGATTGCGACCTCCACAGCCGACTGAAACTTTCCAACCTGTTCCTGTTCATGGAAGAAACCGCCATCGCCGACGCCGAGGCAAACGGTTTCGGCCTCTGGAAAATGATGAAGGCGGGCTACACCACCGTCATCACCCGCATCAAGCTCCGGATTTTGCACGTTCCCCTGTGGGGCGAAAAAATTTCCATTTCCACCTGGGCCAAGGAATTCTACAAAGACAAGGTGTGCCTCAAGGACTATTCTATCTTGGACGCCCGCGGGAACGCCATCGCCCAGGCCACATCGTCGTGGCTCCTGGTGAACCTCAAGACAGGCAAGTCCGAAAACCCGGCCAATAGCCCTTACCCCATCCCGCTGTTTCCGGGCAAGAACGCCCTACCCGAGATGATGGACATTCTGGACCCGAGTATCGACCCCGCCGTGGTGCAGCAGGAAACCGCCCACTACAGCGACCTGGACATGAACCAGCACGTGAACCACTGCCGCTATGTAGATTGGGTCACCGACGTGCTCAGCAAAGAAGAAATCAAGGACCGGGGCATCCGTTCCATACAAATGAACTACATCCAACAGATTCCCCTAGGCGAAAAGGTGAACCTGGTGCGCTTCAAGAACACCAACCACCACGCCTATATCTTTGGCATGAACGCCGCCGACATGACCAAGTGCCATTTCCAGGCCCGCATCGGGTTCAGGGACTAATCACGCCCATCCCCGGCCACAGTTCAAAGCAGGCGCTCCCGTCCTTATCCGTGCGGAAAAACCGCAGGGAATCGCCCAGCACGTATTTCAGCTTCTGCACGACCTGTTCCGACGGGTGGCCGTAAGGGTTTGTTGCCCCAACGCTTGCCACCGCATATTCCGGCGACACCTGCGCGAGGAACTGGAGACCGCTGCTGCCCGCTGACCCGTGATGCCCCACCTGGAGCAAGTCCGCCGTTAGGGTCGGCGACAGCTCCAGCAGACCGCGCTCCCCCAGGCTGTCCAGGTCGCCAGTCAAGAGGGCCGAAGCCTTGCCCCACGCCACCTGCAGCACGACGCTCCCGTGGTTTCCCGACACCACGTCATAGTCCGTAGGCCACAGCACCCGAATGTCCGGCACCTCCCCGAAACCGAGGTGGCTGCCACCAGACGAACCGGGCGCCAGCCCGAATTGTAAAGCGTCACCCCGCAGGAGCGTATCCACCGGAATTCCCCGCTTGTGAGCTATATACAGCACGCTATCCCGCCATACGCCGCCTGCCGTATCGGGCCCAACGAAAAGCCGCTTCACGCGGATATCCTTCAGCTCCACAAATCCGCCTACATGGTCCCGATGGTTGTGGCTCAACACTACCCACTCCAGTTCCCGGACGCCCCTGGCCCCGAGGCTGTCGGCCACTCCCACCGAATCGGGCCCCGCGTCATAGAGGGCGAACCGTCCGTCATGCTCCAGCAACACCGCAAGTCCCTGCCCCACGTCCAGCACCGTCACACGCAAGGGGCGTTCCTCCTCCCCCGCTTCGCTCACCCAGGTGCACCCCGCCGGCACAATGCAGCACAGGGCCGCAACAACGGCAATACATAAGGGCATCCTGGCCCAAACAACAAGATTCCGCAAAAAGCGAGTCATAAAACCTCCTAAAAAAAGATCCTTTACCTTTATAGACGCTTTTTTCGCCCCAAAAAAGCCTTGCTAAAAAAAATTTGCTATCTTTCCCACACAATGGCGAACAAGCCTCTGGAGACACTATGCAGTTACCCAAGTACAAAAAGAAAAAGCGCATCAAGCTGAAAATCTGCCAGGAACCTGGCTGCGGTCGCGAGTTCTGGGGCCACCCCATCGCCAAGTACTGCGAACTGCACCGCGACATCAAGCAGCGCCAGAAGCAGAAGAAGAGCATGGACAGCATCGAGTCCAAGAACATCATCTTCCGCCACAACTATACGGAGTCCATGGACCTCACCTTCAAGTGCTGCCTGGAAGGTTGCGACGAAAAGTTCACCATCAAGGTATTCCCCAAGCAGACGGTTTACCCCCGCTTCTGCATGGAGCACCGGAACGACTTCAAGCGGGAAAACTTCCTGCGCATCATGGCCAAAAAGGGGGGCGATTAACCACTAGCGCCCCTAAAACGGCCCTTTCCCCTTAAAAATGGAAACCACCCCTTGAAATTTGGGGTGGCTTTTTTATATTTGGGCTCACACTCATGGTGGGTGTAGCTCAATTGGTTAGAGTCCCAGATTGTGATTCTGGATGTTGTCGGTTCGAGTCCGGTCACCCACCCTTAGAAAAGGACCCCACGAAAGTGGGGTCTTTTTGCGTCAATCAGACTCAGAGCCGTCTTTCAGCACAATGATCTTTACATCGATTGACCAATAACACAAAAACGCGCCACCATCATCAACGCGCGTTATGGCCACCTTGTACATAAGATTGTCTTCACTAAGAGCATAAACGTAAGATGTCTTATCATATTTTGTCGACACAGAATCATTAGCAACAGCACCCTCAAAAACAAAGCCACGGGCTCCCAAGGTATCAACTAAATTCTTAGCCAACTTTTCCCTATAGGTATCACCAGAAGGGTCCTGTCTAGAACTTAAGAACCAGACTTCCTGTTTTCCTCCCTCAAGACTTATATATCCAGTCATAGTATAATTCGAGTCAAAAAAATTAAGCTTACCAGGCAGTTCTTTAAGAGTGTCTTCAGGATCAACATGGTCAAAGGGATTAAAAATGGAACTAGAAGAGTTCACCGTAGATGAGCAAGACTTCGCATTGTCCTGCGAACTTG
Encoded here:
- a CDS encoding MBL fold metallo-hydrolase, whose translation is MPLCIAVVAALCCIVPAGCTWVSEAGEEERPLRVTVLDVGQGLAVLLEHDGRFALYDAGPDSVGVADSLGARGVRELEWVVLSHNHRDHVGGFVELKDIRVKRLFVGPDTAGGVWRDSVLYIAHKRGIPVDTLLRGDALQFGLAPGSSGGSHLGFGEVPDIRVLWPTDYDVVSGNHGSVVLQVAWGKASALLTGDLDSLGERGLLELSPTLTADLLQVGHHGSAGSSGLQFLAQVSPEYAVASVGATNPYGHPSEQVVQKLKYVLGDSLRFFRTDKDGSACFELWPGMGVISP
- a CDS encoding acyl-ACP thioesterase, with product MEPEITTKEFEVRFSDCDLHSRLKLSNLFLFMEETAIADAEANGFGLWKMMKAGYTTVITRIKLRILHVPLWGEKISISTWAKEFYKDKVCLKDYSILDARGNAIAQATSSWLLVNLKTGKSENPANSPYPIPLFPGKNALPEMMDILDPSIDPAVVQQETAHYSDLDMNQHVNHCRYVDWVTDVLSKEEIKDRGIRSIQMNYIQQIPLGEKVNLVRFKNTNHHAYIFGMNAADMTKCHFQARIGFRD